In one Candidatus Woesearchaeota archaeon genomic region, the following are encoded:
- a CDS encoding ABC transporter ATP-binding protein has protein sequence MVKKKSSGPVIELKDVWRTYYLGDNVVHALKGLSFSVNKGEFVAIVGKSGSGKTTAVNQIGVLDIPSKGEIFIEGEPITELSESELAILRGKKIGYIFQKFNLIKTLSAQENVELPMIFQGISPIDRKDRAAELLTKLDMGERLINKPTELSGGQQQRVAIARALANEPEIILADEPTGNLDSKTGVIVMEYLKKLHSEGKTIILVTHDDKLSKYAQKLITLVDGKVIKEEINTKPL, from the coding sequence ATGGTTAAAAAAAAATCTAGTGGACCAGTAATAGAATTAAAGGATGTTTGGAGAACTTATTATTTGGGAGATAATGTTGTTCATGCTCTTAAAGGTTTGTCTTTTAGTGTTAATAAGGGTGAGTTTGTTGCAATTGTAGGTAAATCTGGTTCTGGAAAGACGACTGCAGTTAATCAAATTGGTGTTTTGGATATTCCTTCGAAAGGAGAGATTTTTATTGAAGGAGAACCTATTACTGAGTTATCTGAGAGTGAACTTGCAATTCTTAGAGGTAAGAAAATTGGTTATATCTTTCAAAAGTTTAATTTAATTAAAACTCTTAGTGCTCAAGAGAATGTAGAACTACCTATGATTTTTCAAGGGATTTCACCAATTGATAGAAAAGATAGAGCAGCAGAACTTTTAACAAAGCTTGATATGGGTGAGAGATTAATCAATAAACCAACAGAGCTTTCAGGTGGTCAACAACAAAGAGTGGCTATTGCAAGAGCACTTGCTAATGAACCTGAAATTATTTTAGCGGATGAACCTACAGGAAACTTAGATTCAAAAACTGGGGTAATTGTTATGGAGTATTTAAAAAAACTTCATAGTGAAGGAAAAACTATTATCTTGGTAACACATGATGATAAGTTGTCAAAGTATGCTCAAAAATTAATTACATTAGTTGATGGTAAGGTAATTAAAGAGGAAATAAATACAAAACCGTTATAA
- a CDS encoding ABC transporter permease, translating to MTFIAISLGILAIFAIILISAGFENSIQAQFEQLGTNQLFVSTTVSGFTSGTFTKGLSDNEVDLIRNRPYVKDVFGYYMRNSQIKFGNDFRNINLMGSTDLSQNFFDTLNVEVEMGRLPKSNEKYVVVIGPEAAANLFDKEIRVGSNVYIKDTKFKVVGILESLGNPQDDSSIYFPIDTLRDLFDDKDKIGFINVIVNENSDINLAKENVKILLENRLGKDTIDVRTLEQLLTQVQDILQIVQYTLGGIAFVSLIVGGFGIINTMFVIVTEKTKDIGIMKAVGATNEQIFFMFTFQAGFFGFIGAVIGVIFGALISFGFQFWANSAGYSFLKITVTPISVISLILFGFIVGALAGFYPAYRASRLQIVETFRK from the coding sequence TTGACATTTATAGCTATTAGTCTAGGAATACTTGCTATTTTTGCTATTATTTTAATTAGTGCAGGTTTTGAGAATTCGATTCAAGCCCAATTTGAGCAATTGGGTACTAATCAACTTTTTGTTTCAACTACTGTTTCAGGATTTACTTCTGGGACTTTTACAAAAGGTTTGAGTGATAATGAAGTTGATTTAATTAGAAATAGACCTTATGTTAAAGATGTTTTTGGATATTATATGAGAAATTCTCAAATTAAATTTGGGAATGATTTTCGTAATATTAATTTGATGGGAAGTACTGATTTGTCTCAGAATTTTTTTGACACATTAAATGTTGAAGTTGAAATGGGGAGACTCCCTAAATCTAATGAAAAATATGTTGTTGTTATTGGTCCTGAGGCTGCTGCAAATTTATTTGATAAAGAGATTAGAGTTGGTTCTAATGTTTATATTAAAGATACAAAATTTAAGGTTGTAGGAATATTAGAGAGTTTAGGAAATCCTCAAGATGATTCAAGTATATATTTTCCAATTGATACATTGAGAGATTTATTTGATGATAAAGATAAAATAGGTTTCATTAATGTTATTGTTAATGAGAATTCAGATATCAATCTTGCAAAAGAGAATGTTAAAATTTTACTTGAAAATAGATTGGGTAAAGATACTATTGATGTTAGAACTCTTGAGCAATTACTTACTCAAGTTCAAGATATTTTACAGATAGTTCAATATACTCTTGGAGGTATTGCTTTTGTATCTCTTATTGTAGGAGGTTTTGGAATTATTAATACAATGTTTGTAATAGTTACTGAGAAAACTAAAGATATTGGAATTATGAAAGCAGTTGGAGCTACTAATGAGCAGATATTTTTTATGTTTACATTTCAAGCTGGTTTTTTTGGTTTTATTGGAGCAGTTATTGGAGTTATTTTTGGTGCGTTGATTTCATTTGGATTCCAATTTTGGGCAAATTCCGCAGGATATAGTTTTTTAAAAATTACAGTTACACCTATTTCAGTTATATCACTTATCTTGTTTGGTTTTATTGTAGGAGCTTTAGCTGGCTTTTATCCAGCTTATAGGGCGTCAAGATTACAAATTGTGGAGACTTTTAGAAAATAA
- a CDS encoding ABC transporter permease, with the protein MASMIELFRLVLKNMFEKKGRVALTISGIVIGIFTFVFFIFVSQGLENAITEQFTSVGVNVLGVVSANNQVNGPPSGVGLTDTDIAKIKQVISDYKYVAPGIAGQQLYEYGRNKAVITSISYPDEFIEDISTDLNIEIEYGRGLRSGDKGVLVLGAKTAREGFGKDSEVKVGSSIKLGDKSFRVIGIIKERGDLFIDSSMMMSFDDAKATFEQETYSSIRIAFVDGADLEANQKAIERKLNPNGKEKRINVTSPTQVLEQFNQILGLLTGIISFISSVALLVGGINVLNTMYSNVLERINEISVMKAIGATNSDIRTLFLIESSILGLIGAFVGFMCAYILAEILSYIITTYLNYNVAIYFGFGFFFTTILVTASFAMLFGTYPAIRASRVNPADNLRGD; encoded by the coding sequence ATGGCAAGTATGATTGAGTTATTCAGGTTGGTTTTGAAGAATATGTTTGAGAAGAAGGGAAGAGTAGCTCTTACTATTTCAGGTATTGTTATTGGTATTTTTACTTTTGTATTTTTTATTTTTGTTTCTCAAGGTTTGGAAAATGCGATAACTGAACAATTTACTTCTGTTGGAGTTAATGTTTTGGGAGTAGTTTCTGCAAATAATCAAGTTAATGGTCCTCCTTCAGGTGTAGGTCTTACTGATACTGATATTGCAAAAATTAAGCAAGTAATTTCAGATTATAAATATGTTGCACCAGGAATTGCAGGACAGCAACTTTATGAATATGGTAGAAATAAGGCAGTAATTACAAGTATTTCATATCCTGATGAGTTTATAGAGGATATTTCGACTGATTTAAATATTGAGATTGAATATGGAAGGGGTCTTCGTTCAGGAGATAAAGGAGTTTTAGTTCTAGGAGCAAAAACTGCAAGAGAGGGATTTGGAAAAGATAGTGAAGTAAAAGTTGGTAGTTCAATTAAACTAGGAGATAAAAGTTTTAGAGTTATCGGTATAATTAAAGAGAGAGGAGATTTGTTTATTGATAGTTCTATGATGATGTCTTTTGATGATGCAAAGGCTACTTTTGAGCAAGAAACTTATTCTTCTATTAGAATTGCTTTTGTAGATGGTGCTGATTTGGAGGCTAATCAAAAAGCTATTGAGAGGAAACTTAATCCTAATGGTAAAGAAAAAAGAATTAATGTTACTTCACCTACTCAAGTTCTAGAACAATTTAATCAAATCTTAGGTCTTCTTACCGGGATTATTTCTTTTATATCCTCTGTAGCTCTTTTAGTAGGTGGAATTAATGTATTGAATACGATGTATTCTAATGTTTTGGAGAGAATTAACGAAATTTCAGTTATGAAAGCGATAGGTGCTACGAATTCGGATATTAGGACTTTGTTTTTAATTGAGAGTTCAATTTTAGGTTTGATTGGTGCATTTGTTGGTTTTATGTGTGCTTATATTCTTGCAGAGATATTATCTTATATTATTACAACTTATTTGAATTATAATGTTGCAATTTATTTTGGATTTGGATTCTTTTTTACAACTATTTTAGTGACTGCTAGTTTTGCAATGCTTTTTGGAACTTATCCTGCGATTCGTGCTTCTCGTGTTAATCCTGCAGATAATTTAAGAGGAGATTAA
- a CDS encoding archaeal proteasome endopeptidase complex subunit alpha, producing MNSIKQHQEMGYDRSVGMFSPDGLLLQVEYAEKAVKLGTSVLAITTKEGLVFIGDRKIKSKLLVKNSFRKIFDVDNHILVSGAGVMSDGRRLIEQAQNIAQEHKVKFQNPIDILSLVKDVANIQQYYSQTGGLRPFGVSLLIGGIEDGESKMYVTTPSGIYMRFLARAVGTLGDKINEGLEEEYKANMSNTDALKLGLKLFKVALDEEFDLERFDVVFVDLNEKVTRLDSSELKKYN from the coding sequence ATGAATAGTATTAAACAACATCAAGAAATGGGTTATGATAGATCAGTTGGAATGTTTTCTCCTGATGGTTTGTTATTACAAGTAGAGTATGCTGAAAAGGCAGTAAAACTTGGAACTTCTGTTTTAGCAATTACAACTAAAGAAGGTTTAGTTTTTATTGGTGATAGAAAGATTAAATCTAAGCTTTTAGTGAAGAATAGTTTTAGAAAAATTTTTGATGTAGATAATCATATTTTGGTTTCTGGAGCTGGTGTTATGAGTGATGGTAGAAGACTTATTGAGCAAGCTCAAAATATTGCTCAAGAGCATAAGGTTAAATTCCAAAACCCTATTGATATTTTGTCTTTAGTAAAGGATGTTGCAAATATTCAACAATATTATTCTCAAACGGGGGGGTTAAGGCCATTTGGAGTAAGTTTGCTTATTGGTGGAATTGAAGATGGTGAGTCTAAAATGTATGTAACGACTCCTTCAGGAATTTATATGAGATTCTTAGCAAGAGCTGTTGGTACTTTGGGTGATAAAATTAATGAAGGTTTAGAAGAAGAGTATAAGGCAAATATGTCTAATACTGATGCTTTAAAACTTGGTTTAAAATTATTTAAAGTGGCTTTAGATGAAGAGTTTGATTTAGAGAGATTTGATGTTGTTTTTGTTGATTTAAATGAGAAAGTTACTAGACTTGATAGTTCTGAACTTAAAAAGTACAATTAA
- a CDS encoding methyltransferase domain-containing protein — protein MQHYEEIMDLEATYKKTLHHYAQNLTTYENPFILNLGCGKCLEGEILKEFFNGKLLGVDIDKEAIKIAKENNNSKHAKFYVKDINELKNYIPIQPNVIILRHPYIGDMNWTNILQDCFDLTKIGGLLLVTNCISTEYELSQKPIKRVGYDIEVSEENPHAHFVSRKGATSIAMSDGYITIAKKNKELTKLEKIVRLF, from the coding sequence ATGCAACATTACGAAGAAATTATGGACCTTGAGGCTACATATAAAAAGACTCTTCATCATTATGCTCAAAATCTAACAACATATGAAAATCCATTCATATTAAATCTGGGATGTGGAAAATGCTTAGAGGGAGAAATATTAAAAGAATTTTTTAATGGAAAGTTATTAGGAGTAGATATCGATAAGGAAGCAATTAAAATTGCAAAAGAAAACAATAACTCTAAACATGCCAAGTTCTACGTGAAAGATATCAATGAACTTAAGAATTACATTCCAATTCAACCAAACGTAATAATACTAAGACATCCTTATATAGGAGACATGAATTGGACAAATATTCTGCAAGACTGTTTTGATTTAACAAAAATAGGTGGACTGCTTTTAGTAACAAATTGCATAAGTACGGAATATGAATTATCACAAAAACCTATCAAAAGAGTAGGCTATGATATAGAAGTAAGTGAAGAAAACCCACATGCTCATTTTGTTTCGAGAAAAGGAGCAACATCAATTGCAATGTCTGATGGATACATTACAATTGCAAAAAAGAATAAGGAATTAACAAAACTAGAAAAAATAGTTAGATTGTTTTAA
- a CDS encoding thioredoxin domain-containing protein: protein MAESKTKSMAKKKAVPKKSASVKTSNKKTVAKKAPVVAANKKSTNVKAQPKKVENNKTDKTHVSSNVKESGNNWMFAAIILLLVIAALVGVLGYFIFSGSSDSSTDVPIDIEDPVVVTDGMVELLIVEDPSCINCQVDLFVEQVKVNLIPDLVATKITFDSEEGAAIVSELNVNQVPVYLFGTNIDQRDDWAEQLAGAFVQVEVLGKSYYLLNPQFIPNKVMIEDVVITDSAIVIGDVNAPVTVVEFTDFECPFCGIAEGNPDLVAQFSAQSPGYVPPMPKVIEEYVDAGLVKVVFYNFPIASLHPNSRIVHNAALCANEQGEFEVYSRNVWDSVSEWSSSTVDRVETLKTYAVDLGLDTEQFNTCLDAKTYDAQIDEELALGQGYGVSGTPAFFVGKAFISGAQDYTVFKDLIDAELAALEN from the coding sequence ATGGCTGAAAGTAAAACAAAGTCTATGGCTAAAAAAAAAGCTGTGCCAAAGAAAAGTGCTAGTGTGAAGACTTCTAATAAGAAGACTGTTGCAAAAAAAGCACCGGTAGTAGCTGCCAATAAAAAGAGTACTAATGTTAAGGCTCAACCTAAAAAAGTTGAGAATAATAAAACAGATAAAACACATGTTTCCTCAAATGTAAAAGAGTCAGGAAATAATTGGATGTTTGCTGCTATTATTTTGTTATTAGTTATTGCTGCATTGGTTGGGGTTCTAGGATATTTTATTTTTAGTGGTTCAAGTGATTCTTCAACTGATGTTCCAATTGATATTGAAGATCCTGTTGTTGTTACAGATGGAATGGTTGAACTTTTAATTGTTGAAGATCCAAGTTGTATTAATTGTCAAGTTGATTTATTTGTAGAGCAAGTTAAAGTTAATTTGATTCCAGATTTAGTTGCTACTAAAATTACTTTTGATAGTGAAGAAGGAGCTGCAATTGTTTCAGAATTAAATGTTAATCAAGTTCCAGTTTATTTATTTGGTACAAATATTGATCAAAGAGATGATTGGGCTGAACAGTTAGCTGGAGCTTTTGTTCAAGTAGAAGTTTTAGGAAAATCATATTACTTATTGAATCCTCAATTTATCCCTAATAAGGTTATGATTGAAGATGTAGTTATTACTGATTCTGCTATTGTTATCGGTGATGTAAATGCACCAGTTACAGTTGTAGAATTTACAGATTTTGAATGTCCTTTTTGTGGAATTGCTGAGGGTAATCCTGATTTAGTTGCACAATTTAGTGCTCAAAGTCCAGGATATGTTCCTCCAATGCCTAAAGTTATTGAGGAGTATGTAGATGCAGGTTTAGTAAAAGTTGTATTTTATAACTTTCCTATAGCTTCACTACATCCTAATTCCAGAATTGTTCATAATGCTGCACTTTGTGCTAATGAACAAGGTGAGTTTGAAGTTTATAGTAGAAATGTTTGGGATTCAGTTTCTGAATGGTCAAGTTCAACAGTTGATAGAGTTGAGACTCTTAAAACTTATGCAGTTGATTTAGGTTTAGATACTGAACAATTTAATACTTGTTTAGATGCTAAAACTTATGATGCTCAAATTGATGAAGAGTTAGCTCTTGGTCAAGGTTATGGTGTAAGTGGAACTCCAGCATTCTTTGTTGGAAAAGCATTTATTTCAGGAGCACAAGACTATACTGTATTTAAAGATTTAATTGATGCTGAATTAGCTGCTCTAGAAAATTAG
- the glgP gene encoding alpha-glucan family phosphorylase has protein sequence MSNIKIAYFSAEIGISEKIKTYSGGLGILAGGTIKAMADLRVPFCAVTLLYKDGYFKQHINEETNLQEELDDKWDYEKILEDTGKKVKVNISGEDVWIKIWKYEYEGVTGHRVPIYFLDTKVEGNSDSAVHLTNHLYVGDRIGQEIVLGIGGFRALKELEYNEIQKYHMNEGHSAFLTLELYKTIGESIGWDDGEVREKCVFTTHTPIAAGHDKFSYEEFDDKLRGEQNIVPLHIRKLAGEYELNTTTLAMSFSSHINAVSRKHGEVTRDMFPDFSIEYITNGVHGQTWISSYMKSVFDNSIPGWKEDFTKLKEVFKIPNSEIYKAHSLAKKDLIKFVNENNVAGSVLKEDVLTIGFARRFIAYKDAELIFSNIDNLKRLGEKVQFIFSGKSHVKDGLGKDIMRRIIEKAKLLKGDISIAFVENYNMEVAKLLVAGCDMWLNTPIPFNEASGTSGMKAVMNGCLHFSRLDGWAIEAYEMNGGGFPISEYPDFMTTLEYKVIPMFYSQNKAEWVEEMKLSIGNSGGYFNTHRMAREYIKKAYRLKL, from the coding sequence ATGAGTAATATAAAAATTGCATATTTTAGTGCTGAAATTGGAATTTCTGAGAAGATTAAGACTTATTCAGGTGGTTTAGGTATTCTTGCAGGAGGAACTATTAAGGCTATGGCTGACTTGAGGGTTCCTTTCTGTGCTGTTACGTTGTTGTATAAGGATGGTTACTTTAAACAACATATTAATGAAGAGACTAATCTTCAAGAAGAACTTGATGATAAATGGGATTATGAGAAAATTTTAGAAGATACTGGAAAAAAGGTTAAAGTTAATATTTCAGGAGAGGATGTTTGGATTAAGATTTGGAAGTATGAATATGAAGGAGTTACGGGACATAGGGTTCCAATTTATTTTTTAGATACAAAAGTTGAAGGTAATTCTGATTCTGCTGTGCATTTGACTAATCATTTGTATGTGGGAGATAGAATTGGACAAGAGATTGTTCTTGGAATAGGTGGTTTTAGGGCCTTAAAAGAGCTAGAATATAACGAAATTCAGAAATACCATATGAATGAAGGGCATAGTGCTTTTTTAACGCTAGAATTGTATAAGACTATTGGAGAGAGTATTGGTTGGGATGATGGAGAAGTTCGTGAAAAATGTGTTTTTACAACCCATACTCCAATTGCTGCAGGTCATGATAAATTTTCTTATGAGGAGTTTGATGATAAACTTAGAGGAGAGCAGAATATAGTACCACTTCATATTAGAAAGCTTGCTGGCGAATATGAACTTAACACTACAACACTTGCCATGAGTTTTTCAAGTCATATTAATGCAGTCTCAAGAAAGCATGGCGAAGTGACTCGTGATATGTTTCCAGATTTTTCAATTGAGTACATTACAAATGGTGTTCATGGCCAGACTTGGATTAGTTCTTATATGAAGAGTGTTTTTGATAACTCAATTCCAGGTTGGAAGGAAGATTTTACAAAATTAAAGGAAGTTTTTAAGATTCCTAATTCTGAGATTTATAAGGCTCATTCTCTTGCAAAGAAGGATCTAATTAAATTTGTTAATGAAAATAATGTTGCAGGCTCAGTTTTGAAAGAAGATGTTTTAACTATTGGCTTTGCAAGGCGTTTTATTGCATATAAGGATGCTGAACTTATTTTCTCAAATATTGATAACTTAAAGAGATTGGGTGAAAAAGTGCAATTTATTTTCTCAGGGAAGTCTCATGTTAAGGATGGTTTAGGAAAAGATATTATGAGAAGAATTATTGAGAAAGCAAAACTTCTAAAGGGAGATATTTCAATTGCATTTGTAGAGAATTATAACATGGAAGTTGCAAAGCTTTTAGTTGCGGGATGTGATATGTGGCTTAATACTCCAATACCTTTTAATGAAGCATCAGGCACTTCAGGTATGAAAGCTGTAATGAATGGTTGTTTGCATTTCTCAAGATTAGATGGTTGGGCAATTGAGGCTTATGAGATGAATGGTGGTGGTTTCCCAATTAGTGAATATCCTGATTTTATGACAACTCTTGAGTATAAAGTTATCCCAATGTTTTACTCTCAAAATAAAGCTGAATGGGTTGAGGAGATGAAACTCTCAATTGGTAATTCAGGAGGTTATTTTAATACTCATAGAATGGCTAGAGAATACATTAAGAAAGCCTATAGACTAAAATTATAA
- a CDS encoding hemolysin family protein, which yields MALTALIILIITIVLFSGLVSGSEAALLSTSYAKAKELENSKKTRNKAKPLMKIKDEMQKYLTAIVILNNLINIVGSIYVGVLATELFGEIYLGIVSGILTFLIIIFAEILPKVYGEKYSTEISLIIARPIIIITTLIYPVVYIINKFTTKVVKENKENNISEGEIKQMATLGQIEGSLNKYETDIINNVFEMNDIEAYDIMVPKNKVEVIDSKSSLNSIVELVEKTGYTRFPIIENREIIGVINTKDLFKFLNKAADFSISKILRPVIFAADSMKIFALEQNLKKERTHMAIIVNEHGDFTGIVTLEDIIEELLGEIEDEFDHEEKLPYIKISENKYTVDATADIFELDEDLDLKLDLSDDEDFTTINGFLISEIGRIPKVNDIVKLKHTIFRVIKATKRKVLEVELVIKG from the coding sequence ATGGCACTAACAGCACTAATAATTCTAATAATTACCATTGTTCTATTTAGTGGTCTAGTATCAGGTTCAGAAGCAGCTCTTCTAAGTACAAGTTACGCTAAAGCAAAAGAACTTGAAAATTCGAAAAAAACTAGAAATAAAGCAAAACCATTAATGAAAATTAAAGATGAAATGCAAAAATATCTAACTGCAATTGTAATACTAAATAACTTAATCAACATAGTAGGGAGTATCTATGTTGGAGTATTAGCAACAGAATTATTTGGAGAAATATATCTAGGTATTGTCTCAGGAATATTAACATTTCTAATCATAATTTTCGCAGAAATTCTTCCAAAAGTTTATGGTGAAAAATATTCAACAGAAATATCACTAATAATTGCAAGACCAATAATAATAATCACAACACTAATCTATCCAGTAGTATACATAATCAATAAATTCACAACAAAAGTTGTAAAAGAAAACAAAGAAAACAACATATCAGAAGGTGAAATCAAACAAATGGCAACACTTGGACAAATAGAAGGAAGCCTAAACAAATATGAAACAGATATCATCAATAACGTATTTGAAATGAATGATATTGAAGCATATGATATCATGGTTCCAAAAAACAAAGTAGAAGTAATCGATTCTAAATCTTCATTAAACAGTATTGTAGAACTTGTTGAAAAAACTGGATACACAAGATTTCCAATAATTGAAAACAGAGAAATAATTGGAGTAATTAACACAAAAGACTTGTTCAAATTTTTAAATAAAGCAGCAGATTTCTCAATTTCAAAAATTTTAAGACCAGTAATTTTTGCAGCTGATAGTATGAAAATATTTGCATTAGAACAAAATTTAAAAAAAGAAAGAACTCATATGGCAATAATTGTAAATGAACATGGAGACTTTACAGGAATTGTAACTCTTGAAGATATTATCGAAGAACTACTAGGAGAAATCGAAGACGAATTTGATCACGAAGAAAAATTACCATATATAAAAATAAGCGAAAATAAATACACTGTAGATGCAACTGCAGACATATTCGAATTAGATGAAGACCTTGATTTAAAACTTGATTTAAGTGATGATGAAGATTTTACAACAATTAATGGATTCTTAATATCAGAAATAGGAAGAATACCAAAAGTAAACGACATAGTAAAATTAAAACATACAATATTTAGAGTAATCAAAGCAACAAAAAGAAAAGTACTAGAAGTTGAATTAGTAATTAAAGGATAA
- the gpmI gene encoding 2,3-bisphosphoglycerate-independent phosphoglycerate mutase, producing the protein MNKKPIMLTILDGFGIKDDKYYNGVLNSHMKNYFSLWNNYPHTRLHASGPLVGLPDGQIGSSEVGHMTIGAGRLIKQPLVRITEEIESKKFFSHKKLLEGIKYIEKSKGNIHIMGLLSNGGVHSSDIHLHALLDFYNSYAEEIEGKIFIHNFLDGRDTPQKSAIGYIEELENKINSLEHKDKFIISTICGRYYAMDRDERWERTKLAYDMLINGVGKKTTSAKKAIEESYKQETYDEFLMPTILHIKPIKNNDLCIFYNFRSDRPKQIVDAIINPEFKEFETKKLKNLKFQTLTNYSPNFKVDVLYPTIYPTRTFGEIIAKSNLKQLRIAESEKYPHITYFFNGLKNEPFKNETRIKILSPKVATYDLQPEMNAPELTKKVIEAIKENQYDFILLNYANSDMVGHTGNYEAVIKAMKEVDKNLGLIKTEIDKLGGTLLITADHGNCETMRDEKDNPHTKHTYNLVPFILCDKSYKLRKDYENLSLYNIAPTLLELLNIKQPKIMDKSIIEK; encoded by the coding sequence ATGAATAAAAAACCCATAATGCTCACAATTCTAGACGGATTTGGAATAAAAGACGACAAATATTATAATGGAGTACTAAACTCTCACATGAAAAACTATTTCTCACTTTGGAACAATTACCCTCATACTAGACTTCACGCATCAGGTCCCCTCGTTGGTCTTCCAGATGGACAAATTGGAAGTTCTGAAGTAGGACATATGACAATTGGTGCTGGAAGACTAATCAAGCAACCCCTAGTTAGAATAACAGAAGAAATCGAATCTAAAAAATTCTTTTCACATAAAAAACTCCTAGAAGGAATAAAATACATAGAAAAGAGCAAAGGGAACATACATATAATGGGACTATTAAGTAATGGCGGAGTCCACAGCTCAGACATACATCTGCATGCTCTACTAGATTTCTACAACTCCTATGCAGAAGAGATAGAAGGGAAAATATTCATACATAATTTTCTAGATGGAAGAGATACGCCACAAAAATCTGCAATAGGCTACATTGAAGAATTAGAAAACAAAATAAACTCTCTTGAACACAAGGATAAATTCATTATATCAACAATTTGCGGAAGATACTACGCAATGGATAGAGATGAAAGATGGGAGAGAACAAAACTAGCATATGACATGTTAATAAATGGAGTAGGCAAGAAAACAACTTCAGCAAAAAAAGCAATTGAGGAATCATACAAACAAGAAACATACGATGAATTTTTAATGCCAACCATACTTCACATAAAACCAATAAAAAATAATGATCTATGTATATTCTATAACTTTAGATCAGATAGACCAAAACAAATCGTTGACGCAATTATTAATCCAGAGTTCAAAGAATTTGAAACAAAAAAACTCAAAAATCTAAAATTTCAAACCCTGACTAATTATTCTCCAAACTTCAAAGTAGATGTATTATACCCAACCATATACCCAACACGAACTTTTGGAGAAATAATTGCAAAATCCAATCTAAAACAATTAAGAATTGCAGAATCCGAAAAATATCCTCATATAACATACTTTTTTAATGGTCTAAAAAATGAACCATTCAAGAACGAAACAAGAATTAAAATACTTAGCCCTAAAGTTGCAACATATGATCTGCAACCTGAAATGAATGCACCCGAGCTAACAAAAAAAGTAATTGAAGCTATCAAAGAGAATCAATACGATTTTATACTACTAAACTACGCAAACTCGGACATGGTAGGACATACTGGAAATTATGAGGCAGTAATTAAAGCAATGAAAGAAGTAGACAAAAATCTGGGTCTCATTAAAACTGAAATCGACAAACTAGGCGGAACTCTATTAATAACAGCAGATCATGGGAATTGCGAGACAATGCGTGATGAAAAAGATAACCCACACACAAAACATACATACAACCTAGTACCATTCATACTCTGCGATAAGAGCTACAAACTAAGAAAAGACTATGAAAACCTATCATTATACAATATAGCACCAACACTATTAGAATTATTAAACATAAAACAACCTAAGATAATGGACAAATCAATAATAGAAAAATAA
- a CDS encoding MarR family transcriptional regulator produces the protein MKRKHFKDLGKSRIWKEDFKNVEDTIDRGINEDENIPDFAKAMNLVIRTSDLMKELAEKHFKKYDLSIAQKDVLGALFFSGENYLTQTKLSTFVYTSKANVSSLLDRMEKKGLILREGNPENKRENKVMITKNGRIIFEKLMKESEKLPLEEMLSNKECLELKKILTKLRDEYKKLLEIEN, from the coding sequence ATGAAAAGAAAACATTTTAAAGATTTGGGAAAGTCTAGGATATGGAAAGAAGATTTTAAAAATGTAGAAGATACTATAGATAGAGGGATTAATGAGGATGAAAATATCCCTGATTTTGCTAAAGCTATGAATCTTGTTATTAGAACTTCTGATTTGATGAAAGAACTTGCTGAGAAACATTTTAAAAAGTATGATTTAAGTATTGCTCAAAAAGATGTTTTAGGTGCTCTTTTTTTTTCAGGGGAAAATTATCTTACTCAAACTAAACTTTCTACTTTTGTTTATACGTCTAAGGCTAATGTATCTTCACTTCTTGATAGGATGGAAAAAAAAGGATTGATATTAAGAGAAGGTAATCCTGAAAATAAAAGAGAAAATAAAGTTATGATTACTAAGAATGGTAGAATTATTTTTGAGAAACTTATGAAAGAATCAGAGAAATTACCTTTAGAGGAAATGCTTTCAAATAAAGAATGTTTAGAGTTAAAGAAAATTTTGACTAAGTTAAGAGATGAATATAAGAAACTTTTAGAAATTGAGAATTAA